TGCTCCGAGTCCATCCTGCGCACCGTTCAGCCGTACATCGACGAACTGATCCTGGACGTGATCTCCCTGGACTACCAGGAGACCATCATGGCCGCCGCCGGTGAAAAGGCCGAAGAGGCTCTGCATCAGGCCATTTCCGCCCCCGAGGGCTTCGTCTGCGTGATCGAGGGCGCGCTGCCCACGAAGAACGGCGGCGAGGCCGGCAAGGTCGCGGGCCGCACCATGCTGGAGATCAACCGCGAAGTGGCCGCCAAGGCCAAGGCCGTCATCGCCTACGGCACCTGCGCCACCTTCGGCGGCGTGCAGGCCGCGGCTCCAAACCCGACCGACGCCAAGGGCGTGAACGACGCGCTCAAGGCCCAGGGCGTGAACGCCATCAACATCGCCGGCTGCCCGCCGAACCCCTACAACCTGGTCGGCACCATCGTGGCATACCTCCAGGGCAAGAAGATCGAAATGGACGACTACAACCGTCCGCTCATGTTCTTCGGCGACTCCATCCACGACAAGTGCCCCCGCCTCAAGTACTTCGAGAACGACCAGTTCGCGAAGTCCTTCGGCGACGAAGGCGCCAAGAAGGGATACTGCCTGTACAAGGTCGGCTGCAAGGGCCCCTACACCTACAACAACTGCCCCACGGTGAAGTTCAACCAGACCAACTGGCCCGTGGAAGCCGGCCACCCCTGCATCGGCTGCTCCGAGCCGAACTTCTGGGACGAGATGAGCCCCTTCTACGTCGAGAAGTAAGCGGGCATTTGCCAACGGGTTTCAACAGAGCAGACGCACAGACTCTTTAAGGAGGAGACAATATGTCCGGTTGCAAAGCCAAAGCCGCCCCGGTCATGGCGACGCCCAAGAGCAATTACACTGGGCCGGTCGTGGTCGACCCGGTAACTCGTATTGAAGGCCACCTGCGCATCGAGGTCCAGGTGGAGAACGGAGTGGTCAAGGACGTGCGCAGCAGCTCGCAGCTGTTCCGCGGTCTGGAGATCATCCTCAAGGGCCGCGACCCCCGCGACGCCCAGCACTTCACCCAGCGTTCCTGCGGCGTGTGCACCTACGTCCACGCCCTGGCCTCCACCCGCTGCGTGGACAACGCCGTGAAGGTGAAGATCCCGGACAACGCCCGGCTCATGCGCAACCTGGTGCTGGCCGCCCAGTTCATGCACGACCACATCGTGCACTTCTACCACCTGCACGCCCTGGACTGGGTCAACGTGGCCAACGCCCTGAAGGCCGATCCGGTCAAGGCCGCCAAGATCGCCAACAGCATCTCCCCCCGTCCGACCACGGCCGAGGGCTTGAAGGCGGTCCAGGACAAGGTCGGCGCCCTGGTGAAGAGCGGCCAGCTCGGCATCTTCACCAACGCCTACTTCCTGGGCGGACATGAAGCCTATTACCTGCCCGCCGAGGTCGATCTCATCGCCACGGCCCACTACCTCGAGGCCCTGCACCTCCAGGTCAAGGCCGCCCGCGCCATGGCCATCTACGGCGCCAAGAACCCCCACACCCAGTTCACCGTGGTGGGCGGCGTCACGAACTACGAGGGCCTCAAGCCCGAGCGGTTCGCCGAATTCGCGGCCCTGTACAAGGAAGTGAAGGCCTTCATCGAGCAGGTCTACATCCCCGACCTGATCGCCGTGGCCGGCTACTACAAGGACTGGGCAGGCATCGGCGCCGGTTGCAAGAACTACCTGTCCTGCGGCGACTTCCCGGACGTCGAGGGCAACCTGGACAGCAACTGGATGGCCCCCGGCGTGCTCTACGGCGCCGACCTGACCAAGATCGACAAGATGGACGGCACCAAGATCACCGAGGCCATCAAGCACAGCTGGTACAAGGGCAATCAGGCCCCCCTGCATCCTTACAAGGGCGTCACCGATCCGCAGTACACCAGCCTGAACGACAAGGAGCGCTACTCCTGGATGAAGGCGCCCCGCTACGACGGCAAGCCCATGGAAGTGGGCCCGCTGGCTCAGGTTCTGGTGGCCTACGCCAAGGGTGTGCCCGAGTACAAGGCCGGCGTCGACCTGGTGCTCTCCAAGCTCGGCGTGCCCGCCTCGGCGCTCTTCTCGACCCTGGGCCGCACCGCCGCCCGCGGCGTTGAGACCTTGGCCATCGCCCAGAAGACCCAGAGCATCTTGGACCAGCTCATGGCCAACGCGAAGAAGGGCGACACCAAGCTCTACACCGACTGGAAGATGCCCAAGGAGGCCGAAGGTGTCGGCTTCGTCGCCGCCCCCCGCGGTCACCTGTCCCACTGGATCAAGATCAAGAAGGGCAAGATCGAGAACTTCCAGCTCGTCGTGCCCTCCACCTGGAACTTCGG
This is a stretch of genomic DNA from Desulfovibrio aminophilus DSM 12254. It encodes these proteins:
- a CDS encoding hydrogenase small subunit; its protein translation is MKFYVGHGRDGAEERLQNRGVSRREFMKFCGTVAAVMGMGPAFAPKVAEALTAKRRPSVVWLHNAECTGCSESILRTVQPYIDELILDVISLDYQETIMAAAGEKAEEALHQAISAPEGFVCVIEGALPTKNGGEAGKVAGRTMLEINREVAAKAKAVIAYGTCATFGGVQAAAPNPTDAKGVNDALKAQGVNAINIAGCPPNPYNLVGTIVAYLQGKKIEMDDYNRPLMFFGDSIHDKCPRLKYFENDQFAKSFGDEGAKKGYCLYKVGCKGPYTYNNCPTVKFNQTNWPVEAGHPCIGCSEPNFWDEMSPFYVEK
- a CDS encoding nickel-dependent hydrogenase large subunit; translation: MSGCKAKAAPVMATPKSNYTGPVVVDPVTRIEGHLRIEVQVENGVVKDVRSSSQLFRGLEIILKGRDPRDAQHFTQRSCGVCTYVHALASTRCVDNAVKVKIPDNARLMRNLVLAAQFMHDHIVHFYHLHALDWVNVANALKADPVKAAKIANSISPRPTTAEGLKAVQDKVGALVKSGQLGIFTNAYFLGGHEAYYLPAEVDLIATAHYLEALHLQVKAARAMAIYGAKNPHTQFTVVGGVTNYEGLKPERFAEFAALYKEVKAFIEQVYIPDLIAVAGYYKDWAGIGAGCKNYLSCGDFPDVEGNLDSNWMAPGVLYGADLTKIDKMDGTKITEAIKHSWYKGNQAPLHPYKGVTDPQYTSLNDKERYSWMKAPRYDGKPMEVGPLAQVLVAYAKGVPEYKAGVDLVLSKLGVPASALFSTLGRTAARGVETLAIAQKTQSILDQLMANAKKGDTKLYTDWKMPKEAEGVGFVAAPRGHLSHWIKIKKGKIENFQLVVPSTWNFGPRDDKDVFGPVEQALMGTPIADPKRPVEILRTVHSFDPCIACGVHVIDAKTGEVSKFRVL